One Saccharopolyspora erythraea NRRL 2338 genomic region harbors:
- a CDS encoding PP2C family protein-serine/threonine phosphatase yields the protein MTLVLHYAARSDRGLVRSNNQDSVYAGPRLLALADGMGGHAAGEVASKVVIAALAPLDDDEPGDDLLGQLRDAVLSGNSAISELVAGDPDLDGMGTTLTAVLFAGSKLGLVHIGDSRAYLVRDGELSQITHDDTFVQSLIDEGRITEEEAANHPQRSLLLRALTGHEVEPSLAVREARAGDRYLLCSDGLTGPVSEETLAEALRIADPQQCADRMIELALKGGGPDNVTVIIADVVDVEFGEDAPIVGGAAGNGDEHPQPDSSAARASAATMPRPQPQRYEPTSPPPEPRRRRRWLRSVLVVAGVLVVLAGAALAGRWWMLNQYYIGVNQADDVVIFQGLQGNVLGMPLSTQVEDSCPAGSPPTCDPINIKDLQEAQRADVRNGITEVNGLEAAQAAMHRLRMTALLPECEQPKPQPNPNVPPPSGQNPPPASSVQPPPPPDPNQPNQPPSPEDTPLQQQEQKPGVTCRTVS from the coding sequence ATGACCCTCGTCCTTCACTACGCAGCCCGCAGCGACCGCGGCCTGGTGCGATCAAACAACCAGGACTCGGTCTATGCCGGCCCACGACTACTCGCTCTCGCGGACGGCATGGGAGGCCATGCCGCCGGTGAGGTGGCCAGCAAGGTCGTCATCGCGGCGCTCGCGCCGCTCGACGACGACGAGCCCGGCGACGACCTGCTCGGGCAGCTCCGCGACGCGGTGCTGTCGGGCAACAGCGCGATCTCCGAGCTCGTCGCGGGCGACCCGGACCTCGACGGGATGGGCACCACCCTCACCGCCGTGCTGTTCGCGGGGAGCAAGCTGGGACTGGTCCACATCGGCGACTCACGCGCCTACCTGGTGCGCGACGGCGAGCTGTCCCAGATAACCCACGACGACACCTTCGTGCAGTCGCTGATCGACGAAGGCCGGATCACCGAGGAGGAGGCCGCCAACCACCCGCAGCGCTCGCTGCTGCTGCGGGCGTTGACCGGCCACGAGGTGGAACCGAGCCTCGCCGTCCGGGAGGCCCGCGCCGGAGACCGCTACCTGCTGTGCTCCGACGGTCTCACCGGACCGGTCAGCGAGGAGACGCTCGCGGAGGCGTTGCGCATCGCCGACCCGCAGCAGTGCGCTGACCGGATGATCGAGCTGGCCCTCAAGGGCGGCGGTCCGGACAACGTCACCGTCATCATCGCCGACGTCGTCGACGTCGAGTTCGGTGAGGACGCCCCCATCGTCGGGGGGGCCGCGGGAAATGGCGATGAGCATCCACAGCCGGATTCCTCAGCGGCACGAGCCTCGGCGGCTACCATGCCGAGGCCGCAGCCGCAGCGGTACGAACCCACGTCACCGCCACCCGAGCCGCGGCGCCGCCGGCGCTGGCTGCGTTCGGTGCTGGTCGTCGCAGGCGTGCTGGTCGTGCTCGCGGGGGCAGCGCTGGCCGGGCGCTGGTGGATGCTCAACCAGTACTACATCGGGGTCAACCAGGCCGACGATGTGGTGATCTTCCAGGGGTTGCAGGGCAACGTCCTCGGCATGCCGCTGAGCACTCAGGTCGAGGACTCTTGCCCCGCCGGCTCGCCCCCCACCTGCGATCCGATCAACATCAAGGACCTGCAGGAAGCCCAGCGCGCGGACGTCCGCAACGGGATCACCGAGGTCAACGGGCTGGAAGCGGCGCAGGCGGCGATGCACCGCCTGCGGATGACGGCGCTGCTGCCCGAGTGCGAGCAGCCCAAGCCGCAGCCGAACCCGAACGTGCCTCCCCCGTCCGGCCAGAACCCGCCGCCGGCGTCGTCGGTCCAGCCCCCGCCGCCGCCCGACCCGAACCAGCCGAACCAACCGCCCAGCCCTGAAGACACCCCCTTGCAGCAGCAGGAGCAGAAGCCGGGCGTCACCTGCCGGACGGTGAGTTGA
- a CDS encoding FHA domain-containing protein FhaB/FipA, producing the protein MPELVIQLTRAGFLALLWLFVLAALRVVRSDLYSASGMRVPMPGSGRVQAKQARGKSRAPRQMVVTHGALAGTRISLEGRPIMIGRADDSTLVLDDDYASTRHARLSLRGADWYVEDLGSTNGTYLDRAKVTGPTKVPLGVPIRIGKTVIELRS; encoded by the coding sequence GTGCCAGAGCTGGTGATACAGCTGACCAGAGCAGGGTTCCTCGCCCTGCTCTGGTTGTTCGTGCTGGCCGCGCTGCGCGTGGTTCGCTCCGATCTCTACTCGGCGTCCGGCATGCGCGTTCCGATGCCGGGGTCGGGCAGGGTCCAGGCCAAGCAGGCCCGCGGCAAGAGCAGGGCACCCCGGCAGATGGTGGTGACCCACGGGGCTCTCGCGGGCACCCGGATCTCGCTGGAAGGCCGGCCGATCATGATCGGCCGGGCCGACGACTCCACGCTGGTCCTCGACGACGACTACGCGTCGACCCGGCACGCCAGGCTGTCGCTCCGCGGCGCCGACTGGTACGTGGAGGATCTAGGCTCCACTAACGGCACATACCTCGATCGGGCGAAGGTCACGGGGCCGACCAAGGTCCCGCTCGGAGTTCCGATCAGAATCGGCAAGACGGTGATCGAGCTGCGCTCATGA
- a CDS encoding FhaA domain-containing protein, whose product MGLVQRFERRLEGIVGNGFARVFGGKVVPQEVAQALQREAELQIRELAGGRLLACNHYVVQLSTPDHARLAGEEDRVTDLLADCVQEHLTEQGWDTYGDVVVSLERSETLHTGQFRIRSSVDPDVTRRPATPRTAGDRPMSQPPGHYPQGDPYGQQQGQYGYDQGYGQGQYGQDPNYGYGQQPPGYDQGGYPQQPPGYDQGYPQQGYGQQPPGYDQGYGQPAGYDQGYGQQPGGYDQGGYPQQPPAAYDQGYGQQPPGYDQGYGQPAGYDQGYGQQPPGYDQGYPQQPGQYGYDQGGYGQQPGGAYPPSQPGGFPEQGYPQQPGGAYPPSAPGGYPEAAPRQLTATLQLDDGSNRSYTLQHGSNVIGRGQEGQFRLPDTGVSRKHIEITWDGQSAMLADLGSTNGTTVNGTPVQTWQLADGDVIRVGHSSLVFRSQG is encoded by the coding sequence GTGGGCCTCGTGCAGCGCTTCGAGCGCCGGCTCGAAGGCATCGTCGGTAATGGCTTCGCGCGCGTTTTCGGTGGGAAGGTCGTTCCCCAGGAGGTCGCGCAGGCTCTGCAGCGGGAAGCCGAGCTGCAGATCCGCGAGCTCGCCGGGGGACGGTTGCTCGCCTGCAATCACTACGTTGTGCAACTGAGCACCCCCGACCACGCACGGCTCGCCGGTGAGGAGGACCGGGTGACCGACCTCCTCGCCGACTGCGTTCAGGAGCACCTCACCGAGCAGGGGTGGGACACATATGGTGACGTCGTAGTCTCCCTGGAGCGCTCTGAAACGCTGCACACGGGACAGTTTCGAATCAGATCGTCCGTCGACCCCGACGTAACCCGACGGCCGGCAACACCTCGTACCGCAGGAGACCGACCCATGAGCCAGCCACCAGGCCACTACCCCCAGGGAGACCCGTACGGCCAGCAGCAGGGGCAGTACGGCTACGACCAGGGATACGGCCAAGGCCAGTACGGGCAAGACCCCAACTACGGCTACGGCCAGCAGCCCCCCGGCTACGACCAGGGCGGCTACCCCCAGCAGCCCCCCGGCTACGACCAGGGCTACCCCCAGCAGGGCTACGGACAGCAGCCTCCCGGTTACGACCAGGGCTACGGCCAGCCCGCCGGATACGACCAGGGCTACGGGCAGCAGCCCGGCGGCTACGACCAGGGCGGCTACCCCCAGCAGCCCCCCGCGGCCTACGACCAGGGCTACGGGCAGCAGCCTCCCGGTTACGACCAGGGCTACGGCCAGCCCGCCGGATACGACCAGGGCTACGGGCAGCAGCCCCCCGGCTACGACCAGGGCTACCCGCAGCAGCCGGGTCAGTACGGCTACGACCAGGGCGGCTACGGCCAGCAGCCCGGCGGCGCCTACCCGCCGAGCCAGCCCGGTGGCTTCCCCGAGCAGGGCTACCCCCAGCAGCCCGGCGGCGCCTACCCGCCGAGCGCGCCCGGTGGCTACCCCGAGGCCGCTCCGCGCCAGCTCACCGCGACGCTGCAGCTCGACGACGGGTCGAACCGGTCCTACACGCTCCAGCACGGCTCGAACGTGATCGGGCGCGGCCAGGAGGGCCAGTTCCGGCTGCCCGACACCGGTGTGTCCCGCAAGCACATCGAGATCACCTGGGACGGGCAGAGCGCGATGCTGGCGGATCTCGGTTCGACCAACGGCACCACGGTGAACGGCACCCCGGTGCAGACTTGGCAGCTGGCGGACGGCGACGTCATCCGGGTCGGCCACTCCTCCCTGGTCTTCCGCAGCCAGGGCTGA
- a CDS encoding endonuclease/exonuclease/phosphatase family protein — protein MRRLTALVAAAIAGLGAFPAAAAPEAEPAGTQVRVLTWNILHGGREYGPRNLPNLLDQVVAVRPDVFFTVETYGSGPDIERALTERAGKGAYTGVRVTDRPPGEDNLWLFTRFPVSHRYPAPHGGVVDDFNFGGARVRLPDGAELNLFTVWLPYSDPWNGYLVDDNAAAIRTGVPPRHSGADVQRAETEQQRHIDDIVRTQLPAMLGGNTDPVLMGGDFNTLAAHDWRPEHAACSGHLGMSYPLGATAAVTAAGFADTYRTAHPDVCAEPGSTWSPQPAERMITPQRIDFTFARGDVRVERSEVIDQRIPEHGPGVFYSDHAAVLTDLVVAHR, from the coding sequence CGGCGATCGCCGGGCTCGGCGCGTTTCCGGCCGCGGCCGCACCGGAAGCGGAGCCGGCCGGCACGCAGGTGCGCGTGCTGACCTGGAACATCCTGCACGGCGGGCGCGAGTACGGGCCGCGGAACCTGCCGAACCTGCTCGACCAGGTGGTGGCCGTGCGCCCCGACGTGTTCTTCACCGTGGAGACCTACGGATCCGGGCCCGACATCGAGCGCGCCCTCACCGAGCGGGCCGGCAAGGGCGCCTACACCGGTGTCCGGGTCACCGACCGGCCGCCCGGCGAGGACAACCTGTGGCTGTTCACCCGCTTCCCGGTGAGCCACCGGTACCCCGCTCCGCACGGCGGCGTCGTCGACGACTTCAACTTCGGCGGGGCGCGGGTGCGGCTGCCCGACGGCGCGGAGCTGAACCTGTTCACCGTCTGGCTGCCCTACAGCGACCCGTGGAACGGCTACCTGGTCGACGACAACGCCGCGGCGATCCGCACCGGTGTCCCGCCGCGGCACAGCGGGGCCGACGTCCAGCGGGCCGAGACCGAGCAGCAGCGCCACATCGACGACATCGTGCGGACGCAACTGCCCGCGATGCTGGGCGGCAACACCGATCCCGTACTGATGGGCGGCGACTTCAACACCCTCGCGGCGCACGACTGGCGGCCGGAGCACGCCGCGTGCTCGGGCCACCTGGGCATGAGCTACCCGCTCGGCGCCACCGCGGCGGTGACCGCCGCCGGCTTCGCCGACACCTACCGCACCGCCCACCCCGACGTGTGCGCCGAACCGGGCAGCACGTGGAGCCCGCAACCGGCGGAACGGATGATCACCCCGCAGCGCATCGACTTCACCTTCGCCCGCGGAGACGTCCGCGTGGAACGCAGCGAGGTCATCGACCAGCGCATACCCGAACACGGTCCGGGCGTCTTCTACTCCGACCACGCCGCCGTCCTCACCGACCTCGTGGTCGCCCACCGCTGA